The following are encoded together in the Glycine max cultivar Williams 82 chromosome 8, Glycine_max_v4.0, whole genome shotgun sequence genome:
- the LOC102670486 gene encoding uncharacterized protein has product MDVEQRVYDSIMSEEVDMNVENKEDAGVKVEHIDYSDAFNTSQLFASRDEVLQWVRSVAHDIGFVAVIMKPDTNTNVRGRASFLLIVCERSVKHPYAGRLTKDEKIVVVDMTRSMVKPRNILLTLKEYNDNSYTTIKQIYNVRHAYRSSIRGSNTEMQQLMILLYRDQYIHWHRLKDDNVVRDLFWSHPDARFRGIFMRVDALPGVIVNDRDLSLMNAVKIVFPDAINLLYRFQIDKNVKAKCKTLVAQKNACWVESVHWSLKRLLQNSLGDICSVWEAMNNMMTLQHTQIKASFETSTHVVGHVFKVILYKKLLGMVSRYALNEIAAEYECVPYADKNPSCCGCVMRSTHGLPCACELYKYVVGFIPLEAIHIFWRRLSFSDQGLCEAQVTITEKMETISKRFEQLDVCGKVHLKTKLQEIAYPDMNSMCPPSEKVKTKGCKKNR; this is encoded by the exons atGGACGTAGAACAGCGGGTGTATGATAGTAtcatgtctgaagaagttgatatgaatgttgaaaataagGAAGATGCTGGCGTTAAAGTAGAACACATTGATTACTCTGATGCctttaatacttctcag TTGTTTGCTAGTCGTGATGAAGTTTTACAATGGGTTCGATCGGTAGCTCATGACATTGGATTTGTTGCCGTTATAATGAAGCCAGACACTAATACTAATGTTCGAGGAAGAGCCTCATTTCTGTTGATAGTTTGCGAAAGGAGTG TTAAGCATCCATATGCGGGTCGACTGACAAAGGATGAgaagattgttgttgttgatatgaCGAGgtccatggtgaagccaagaaatATTCTGTTGACGTTGAAGGAGTACAATGACAACagttatacaacaatcaaacaaatttacaatgtcAGACATGCTtaccgttcttccataagagggagTAACACCGAAATGCAACAACTCATGATACTGCTTTATCGAGATCAATATATTCACTGGCATAGGCTGAAGGATGATAATGTTGTACGTGACTTGTtctggagtcatcctgatgca CGGTTTCGAGGTATTTTCATGAGAGTTGATGCACTCCCCGGGGTTATTGTCAACGACAGAGATTTGtctttgatgaatgcagtgaaaattgTATTCCCAGATGCTATAAACTTGTTGTATCGGTTCCAGATtgacaagaatgtgaaggcaaagtgCAAAACCCTGGTTGCTCAAAAGAATGCATGTTG GGTTGAGAGTGTTCATTGGTCATTAAAGAGACTTCTACAAAACTCTCTTGGTGACATATGCAGTGTTTGGGAAGCAATGAATAATATGATGACACTTCAACACACTCAGATCAAagcatcttttgagacaagcaCGCACGTTGTTGGGCATGTGTTTAAAGTTATCTTGTACAAAAAACTACTtggcatggtatcaaggtaCGCTTTAAATGAGATTGCTGCTGAGTATGAGTGTGTACCTTATGCAGACAAAAATCCTTCATGTTGTGGATGTGTCATGAGGAGTACCCACGGTCTTCCATGTGCATGCGAGTTGTATAAATATGTTGTTGGCTTCATACCATTAGAGGCAATCCACATTTTTTGGCGGAGACTTAGTTTTTCAGATCAAGGGTTATGTGAAGCACAAGTGACCATAACTGAGAAGATGGAAACCATATCGAAACGCTTTGAGCAACTCGATGTTTGTGGCAAAGTACATTTGAAGACAAAGCTGCAAGAAATTGCTTATCCTGATATGAACTCCATGTGTCCTCCTTCAGAAAAGGTGAAGACTAAGGGCTGCAAAAAAAACCGCTGA
- the LOC100818672 gene encoding uncharacterized protein: protein MSLRIKAVVDKFVQELQEALDADIQDRIMKDREMQSYIEEREREVAEREAAWKADLSRREAEIARQEARLKMERDNLEKEKSVLMGTASNQDNQDGALEITVSGEKYRCLRFAKAKK from the exons ATGTCTCTGAGAATAAAAGCAGTAGTAGATAAGTTTGTCCAAGAGTTGCAGGAAGCGTTAGATGCTGATATTCAGGATAGGATCATGAAGGACAGAGAGATGCAAAGTTACATTGAGGAGCGTGAACGAGAGGTTGCTGAGCGTGAAGCTGCTTGGAAGGCTGATCTTTCTCGTCGTGAG GCAGAGATTGCTCGTCAAGAAGCAAGGCTGAAAATGGAGAGAGACAATCTCGAGAAAGAGAAAAGTGTCTTAATGGGAACTGCATCAAATCAAGATAACCAAGATGGAGCTCTTGAAATTACAGTAAGTGGCGAAAAATACCGTTGCCTCAGATTTGCCAAGGCAAAAAAATAA
- the LOC100818479 gene encoding protein RICE SALT SENSITIVE 3 encodes MEEYLSPLAVTHLLQQTLRSLCIHQNSQWVYVVFWRIVPRNYPPPKWESEAANDKSRGNRRNWILVWEDGFCNFATSSAPEINSGDYPPLSVYGNYECQPYQGLQPELFFKMSHEIYNYGEGLIGKVAEDQSHKWIDINFLSSCNNPADLYPRTWEAQFQSGIKTIALIAVREGVIQLGGVHKVIEDQNYVFLLRKKFSYIESIPGVLLPHPSSFSAYQCCKVEDYGASEQRHFQDNYNNVKAPNELYHDQWGHYYSINSLEALLFNLPSVESPPPPTQSHLFPSQRDLEFMGLQNEVAEKKLDDVVHWTELDVGESSNFMSRYHHRYQDQNVISGSGANNGFWY; translated from the exons ATGGAAGAATATCTCAGTCCATTAGCTGTTACACATCTTCTTCAACAAACACTCAGAAGCTTATGCATCCATCAAAATTCTCAATGGGTCTATGTAGTCTTCTGGAGGATCGTGCCAAGAAACTATCCACCACCCAA ATGGGAAAGTGAAGCGGCTAATGATAAATCCAGAGGAAACAGAAGGAACTG GATATTGGTCTGGGAAGATGGTTTCTGCAACTTTGCTACCTCATCAGCACCTGAAATTAATTCAGGCGATTATCCTCCCTTATCAGTTTATGGGAACTATGAATGCCAGCCCTACCAAGGGCTCCAACCTGAGCTTTTCTTCAAGATGTCACATGAAATCTATAACTATGGAGAAGG CTTGATAGGGAAAGTAGCCGAGGATCAGAGTCACAAGTGGATAGACATCAACTTCTTGTCATCATGTAACAATCCAGCAGATTTG TACCCTAGGACCTGGGAAGCCCAGTTTCAGTCTGGTATAAAG ACCATAGCCCTTATTGCAGTAAGAGAAGGAGTTATTCAATTAGGAGGAGTTCACAAG GTGATTGAAGACCAAAACTACGTATTTCTATTGAGAAAAAAGTTCAGCTACATTGAGAGCATCCCTGGCGTGCTCTTACCACACCCATCATCATTTTCTGCATACCAATGTTGTAAGGTGGAAGACTATGGTGCCTCAGAGCAACGGCATTTCCAAGACaattataataatgttaaaGCCCCAAATGAATTATATCATGACCAATGGGGCCATTATTACTCAATAAACAGCCTTGAGGCCCTACTCTTTAACCTGCCTTCAGTGgagtcaccaccaccaccaacacaGTCTCATTTGTTTCCATCTCAAAGGGACTTGGAGTTTATGGGTTTGCAAAATGAAGTGGCAGAGAAAAAGTTAGATGATGTGGTGCATTGGACTGAACTAGATGTGGGTGAGAGTAGCAATTTCATGTCAAGGTACCACCATAGGTACCAAGATCAGAATGTTATTAGTGGTAGTGGAGCCAATAA
- the LOC100305925 gene encoding uncharacterized protein LOC100305925 — MHFLISASQSNRSIWLQTTHNRLERLEKEMKYKYLHADDSHSESNKEKMCMGIPLTDEDRCHGLNHYIYVIP, encoded by the exons ATGCATTTTCTCATCTCTGCATCCCAATCCAATAGATCAATATGGCTTCAAACAACG CACAATAGGTTGGAGAGGCTGGAAAAAGAGATGAAATACAAGTATCTTCATGCTGATGATTCTCATTCTGAATCAAACAAAG AAAAGATGTGTATGGGAATCCCACTTACAGATGAAGACCGATGCCATGGCTTGAATCACTACATCTACGTGATACCATAA